In the Leptospira sp. WS4.C2 genome, one interval contains:
- a CDS encoding OmpA family protein has translation MQKMNWKHSLVYIGFFIVPLVSSVNGQGFDRGNLIFYGSGSYGLGNHSGSMEKTVENTNFPNFIAVNSPYTDNTFKVANYFLYKSSNEERTALSSHGGELGFEYGIFRYFGIGLSTSNQVIRSSHFRAVESGDIIIFSLSTSNVSTQLTRLNNSDIYDFLVQRKRDVFNSTSGDLNLFFHLLPNNPIDPYIRVGGGVGYERLFGGSTNRAFGSMGLRYHISSHFFVNAEIEHSNVYMVKYEVPNSGHRNKGNYEETFVKLGLGVNFSLLGAKIPEIDNKPTSVVDSAGSEIPIQTKDPVPETKLDRFVFLASEIFDLPSSRIHLEGRARLDAIARSLENEYKDFDVQVITYTTPFKEDVPGNYENYDLGFERSQAISRVLREKGVNPRRIIDSTQGSAMYNVDSKEKVVIELRKKNK, from the coding sequence ATGCAGAAAATGAATTGGAAACATAGTTTAGTATATATTGGATTTTTTATAGTTCCGCTAGTTTCTTCAGTAAATGGTCAAGGTTTTGATCGTGGAAATCTAATATTTTATGGGAGCGGATCCTATGGTTTAGGTAACCATTCAGGAAGTATGGAAAAAACTGTGGAGAATACTAACTTCCCTAATTTTATTGCAGTAAACTCTCCCTATACAGATAACACTTTTAAGGTTGCCAATTATTTTTTGTACAAAAGTTCCAATGAGGAACGCACAGCACTTTCTAGTCACGGTGGAGAATTGGGATTTGAATATGGTATATTCCGGTATTTTGGCATTGGCCTTTCCACTTCCAATCAAGTCATTCGTTCGAGTCACTTTAGGGCAGTGGAATCTGGAGATATCATTATCTTTTCATTATCGACTTCCAATGTTAGCACCCAACTCACTCGTTTAAACAATAGCGATATTTATGACTTTTTGGTTCAAAGAAAAAGAGATGTTTTTAATTCTACTTCTGGAGATTTGAATCTTTTTTTCCATCTTCTTCCAAACAATCCAATCGACCCTTATATTAGAGTCGGTGGTGGTGTGGGCTACGAACGATTGTTCGGTGGATCTACCAATCGAGCTTTTGGTTCCATGGGTTTACGATACCATATAAGTTCGCATTTTTTTGTAAATGCGGAGATTGAACATTCGAATGTCTATATGGTGAAGTATGAAGTCCCAAATTCAGGACATAGAAACAAAGGAAATTATGAAGAAACTTTTGTTAAGTTAGGTTTGGGGGTCAACTTTTCTCTATTAGGTGCCAAGATTCCAGAAATAGATAACAAACCGACAAGTGTGGTTGATTCTGCAGGCTCTGAAATTCCAATACAAACAAAGGATCCCGTACCTGAAACAAAATTAGATCGCTTTGTATTCCTTGCCAGTGAGATCTTTGACCTCCCCTCTAGTCGTATTCACTTAGAAGGTAGAGCCAGGTTAGATGCAATTGCGCGAAGTTTAGAAAATGAATATAAAGATTTTGATGTCCAGGTGATCACCTATACAACACCCTTCAAAGAAGATGTTCCCGGAAATTACGAAAACTATGATCTTGGATTTGAACGTTCCCAAGCAATCTCACGGGTTCTCCGTGAAAAAGGTGTGAATCCCAGAAGGATCATTGATTCCACGCAAGGCTCCGCCATGTATAATGTGGATTCAAAAGAAAAAGTGGTGATTGAGCTTCGAAAAAAGAATAAATAA
- a CDS encoding NAD(P)/FAD-dependent oxidoreductase, with amino-acid sequence MKPKILVLGAGYAGIMAANRFEKQVKNAEVVLISESTKFKERIRYHEAATTNQFKEIEIKDLLRTRVRFLQSKVNQIRPKEKSVVIEGNPHPIHYDYLIIALGSSYIRSLDSSVDSIQSQEAVSEFLKKNRKREIQKLCIVGGGLTGIEMATEWKHFNPHSSVTIIDRGELGSTFSDKARKYLRTYMLDKDIQILDKTNIKRILKNEMILENQTKLSFDCLLNCSGFESSPLLKNSDFHTNILNQVYVDPFLRAHEYPEVFIAGDSAYLENSFLRMGCVTALPMGAYIADHIANVINGKNLIPFAFKFVGRCVSLGREKGLIQFTFANDKPKEWIIKGKWGAVIKELVNRFTIFSLRMEKLLPFRFYFWPKGNLLEFEEKNLTKSFSTGDTIA; translated from the coding sequence ATGAAACCAAAAATACTAGTCCTAGGAGCAGGTTATGCGGGAATTATGGCAGCCAATCGTTTTGAAAAACAAGTGAAAAATGCCGAAGTTGTGTTGATATCGGAATCAACCAAATTTAAAGAAAGAATTCGGTATCATGAAGCTGCCACCACGAATCAATTTAAAGAAATCGAAATCAAGGACCTTCTCCGAACCAGAGTTAGGTTTTTGCAATCAAAAGTGAATCAGATTCGCCCCAAAGAAAAATCTGTTGTAATCGAAGGTAACCCTCATCCAATTCACTATGACTACCTGATCATAGCATTAGGAAGTTCCTATATTCGATCCTTAGACAGTTCTGTAGATTCTATCCAATCCCAGGAAGCTGTCTCAGAATTTTTGAAAAAGAACAGAAAAAGAGAAATTCAAAAACTTTGTATCGTTGGAGGCGGACTTACTGGAATTGAGATGGCAACTGAGTGGAAACATTTCAATCCTCACTCATCTGTTACCATCATTGACCGAGGTGAATTGGGATCGACATTTTCCGATAAAGCAAGGAAATATTTAAGGACTTATATGTTAGATAAAGATATCCAAATATTAGATAAAACGAACATAAAGAGAATCCTAAAAAATGAAATGATTCTAGAAAATCAAACCAAACTATCGTTTGACTGCCTCCTCAATTGTAGTGGATTTGAAAGTTCTCCCCTACTAAAAAACTCGGACTTTCATACCAATATACTGAATCAAGTTTATGTTGATCCATTTCTCAGGGCCCATGAATATCCGGAAGTTTTTATTGCTGGAGATTCTGCTTACTTAGAAAATTCTTTCTTACGTATGGGTTGTGTGACGGCATTACCAATGGGAGCTTATATTGCTGACCACATCGCCAATGTGATCAATGGCAAAAACTTGATCCCGTTTGCATTCAAATTTGTGGGTCGATGTGTTTCCCTAGGTAGAGAAAAAGGTCTTATCCAATTTACCTTTGCCAATGACAAACCGAAAGAATGGATTATCAAAGGGAAATGGGGGGCTGTGATCAAAGAACTAGTCAATCGTTTTACAATATTTTCATTACGAATGGAAAAACTTTTACCTTTCCGATTTTATTTCTGGCCAAAAGGAAATCTGTTAGAGTTTGAAGAAAAAAATCTAACAAAATCATTTTCTACGGGAGATACAATCGCATGA
- a CDS encoding methyl-accepting chemotaxis protein yields the protein MNQNLLIRKLTVAIEAPLYLLIFPYFINFCLFASRFDTKTLIQLGILGTLLSLVPLVIGIGLRNKRLRTLLSFTKDTDIKTLEALKKGLLEHPHWEGRVILIRWIVSIFGFSFMAVTLLGLPWKEILALPYACIMLSPIIYLAFYFQTEVYLSPVLKAKELSAVLLEEKKIRIFGVFQRNLFTMIAVALLPMLTFGYYLFLILLAEFRSPYWFYQMPIVFVMMVVIIIYAAYVGSKSLKEDIDNLNHSIEKLSKGELSETIPQLSATNLSHTITKLNLFMESLRQYFQTAKEEAVSLLETSKLILDKGEVIDSQVSSEKTKLDSTLESVNQIQSLSKATYERVLSQKDKTNFLGIELTRVTDEMTDLSKKADELAQNTVHSIGTVQVAKDAIQSAYEKVEVMNQMSENIKATISIVEDISDRVNLLSLNASIEAARAGSMGRGFAVVAGEVSRLADETAKNIEDIKRVVKLSQVASKESLESMKEIISTNEDVKSKFEEISKVVQMFGRTSETSSENVKSLKDLVGEFQRDAEQITAEMKLQTGYTEESNANLQALWENHSKISITFGEISDEANRLQTVSDSMERIVSRFRF from the coding sequence ATGAATCAGAATTTACTTATCAGGAAATTGACAGTTGCGATTGAAGCTCCCTTATACTTACTCATCTTTCCTTATTTTATCAACTTTTGTCTGTTCGCTTCCCGTTTTGATACGAAGACCCTCATCCAATTAGGAATCCTAGGCACTCTTCTTTCCTTGGTTCCCTTGGTGATTGGTATTGGCCTTCGAAACAAAAGACTAAGGACGCTGTTAAGTTTTACGAAAGATACTGACATCAAAACACTCGAAGCCCTAAAAAAAGGTCTTTTGGAGCACCCGCATTGGGAGGGTCGCGTAATTCTCATTCGATGGATAGTCTCTATTTTTGGTTTTTCTTTTATGGCGGTGACTTTACTCGGACTTCCTTGGAAGGAAATTTTAGCGTTACCTTATGCTTGTATTATGCTCTCTCCCATTATCTATTTGGCCTTTTATTTTCAAACAGAAGTGTATTTGAGCCCCGTACTCAAAGCGAAAGAATTATCTGCTGTCCTTTTAGAGGAAAAAAAAATTCGGATCTTCGGTGTTTTTCAAAGAAATCTATTTACAATGATTGCCGTGGCACTTCTGCCTATGTTAACATTTGGTTATTATTTGTTTTTGATTCTTCTGGCAGAGTTCAGGTCGCCTTATTGGTTTTATCAAATGCCAATTGTCTTTGTCATGATGGTTGTGATCATTATTTATGCAGCTTACGTGGGAAGTAAATCGCTAAAGGAAGATATTGATAACCTCAATCATTCCATTGAAAAGTTGTCCAAGGGAGAACTGTCAGAAACAATTCCCCAACTCTCGGCGACAAACTTAAGTCATACGATTACAAAACTAAACCTATTTATGGAATCTTTGCGACAATACTTTCAGACCGCAAAAGAGGAAGCTGTTTCCCTTCTTGAAACTTCCAAATTAATTTTGGATAAGGGTGAGGTTATTGATTCTCAGGTTAGCTCCGAGAAAACCAAACTGGATTCTACTCTTGAGTCCGTAAATCAAATCCAAAGTTTATCCAAAGCTACCTATGAACGCGTTCTTTCGCAAAAAGACAAAACTAATTTTTTAGGTATAGAGCTCACTCGAGTCACGGATGAAATGACAGACCTTTCTAAAAAAGCAGATGAACTGGCGCAAAATACGGTCCATTCGATTGGTACGGTCCAAGTGGCAAAAGATGCCATTCAGTCTGCTTATGAAAAAGTGGAAGTGATGAACCAAATGAGTGAAAATATCAAAGCTACCATCTCCATAGTAGAAGATATATCTGACCGCGTAAATTTACTTTCTCTCAACGCATCCATAGAAGCAGCACGTGCAGGATCTATGGGTAGGGGATTTGCTGTGGTAGCGGGGGAAGTATCTCGGCTTGCTGATGAAACTGCAAAGAATATTGAAGACATTAAACGGGTAGTGAAGTTATCCCAAGTGGCCTCTAAAGAAAGTTTGGAATCCATGAAAGAAATCATTTCCACCAATGAAGACGTAAAATCAAAGTTTGAAGAAATTTCAAAAGTAGTTCAGATGTTTGGCCGCACAAGTGAAACTAGTTCCGAAAACGTAAAATCCTTAAAAGATCTCGTCGGGGAGTTCCAAAGGGATGCGGAACAAATCACTGCAGAAATGAAATTGCAAACTGGTTATACGGAAGAATCAAATGCCAACTTACAAGCATTATGGGAAAATCATTCAAAAATCTCTATCACTTTTGGTGAAATTTCCGATGAAGCAAATCGTCTGCAGACGGTTTCTGATTCGATGGAAAGGATTGTCTCACGCTTTCGGTTCTGA
- a CDS encoding methyl-accepting chemotaxis protein, whose protein sequence is MIKQTLHRLFSLSIRNQLMIFIFLVLNLVLGPIFYLVYQSAKSQIINLGAELFKTLATDSVAVIDLLNEDVKAGEISLADAQERAKLYILGPKGPDGVRDLSKGKMSAKLDMRVWASHPNGVFTMNPFNIEGVNLWDYQVDGKFTVRDTWSNKERTGKIVYEIWQEGKEPTHSWIAYQLYYEPWDWIVGSGGREAIFYEERLKSLSYLFLFGAIFASVISLVFSYFFAAIFAQKIEQVKSLIGKAREGDLTSRSTNVYKDEIGSLLTDFDQMTDSLRVMIQVVSQSSNEVLKSADKLIESANGSANVAATISESMTTVRRNSNTQLEAFSENKSAVEENTLAITKIAEATYVVSELSNGVLEKVEEGQDIVRKTIDQMEIINSSVNGISSSINTLGANSKAIGQIVETINQIASQTNLLALNAAIEAARAGEEGKGFAVVADEVRKLAERSERATKQISVIIDEIQKNTLESIQMMEKGNQDVGVGVEMVNVVGNTFQLIISAIKKVNDEIHGVSSTTEEISASTEELNANTVQLIELTNIINESTKEVSISSDSQLSEVSAVKEAANRLSELAKDLNQEIRKFKI, encoded by the coding sequence ATGATAAAACAAACTCTCCATAGACTCTTTTCTCTTAGCATTCGTAATCAGTTGATGATCTTTATTTTTTTGGTCCTTAATTTAGTACTTGGACCTATTTTTTATCTAGTCTATCAATCTGCTAAAAGCCAAATCATAAACCTTGGTGCTGAGTTGTTTAAAACCTTAGCAACTGATTCTGTAGCCGTCATAGATCTGTTAAATGAGGATGTAAAGGCCGGGGAAATAAGCTTAGCGGATGCCCAAGAAAGAGCCAAACTATATATTTTGGGTCCCAAAGGTCCTGATGGGGTTCGCGATTTGTCCAAAGGAAAAATGTCTGCCAAATTGGATATGAGAGTTTGGGCCTCACACCCGAATGGCGTTTTTACAATGAATCCTTTTAACATTGAAGGAGTTAATCTCTGGGATTATCAGGTCGATGGAAAATTTACGGTTCGAGACACTTGGTCCAATAAGGAAAGAACCGGAAAAATAGTCTATGAAATTTGGCAAGAAGGAAAGGAACCAACTCATTCTTGGATTGCTTATCAACTCTACTATGAACCTTGGGATTGGATTGTTGGTTCTGGTGGAAGAGAGGCCATTTTTTACGAAGAGCGCCTTAAGTCACTTTCCTATTTATTTTTATTCGGCGCTATATTTGCATCCGTCATTTCTTTAGTATTTTCCTATTTCTTTGCAGCTATTTTTGCGCAAAAAATTGAGCAGGTGAAGTCATTAATTGGAAAAGCAAGAGAAGGTGATTTGACGTCAAGGTCAACCAATGTTTATAAAGATGAGATTGGATCATTACTTACCGATTTTGATCAAATGACAGATAGTTTACGAGTTATGATTCAGGTTGTTTCACAATCTTCGAATGAAGTTCTGAAATCCGCAGATAAGTTGATTGAGAGTGCGAATGGATCTGCTAATGTAGCTGCTACGATTTCAGAATCAATGACAACAGTACGAAGAAATTCTAATACACAATTGGAAGCTTTTTCTGAAAATAAATCTGCAGTTGAAGAAAACACTCTTGCGATCACAAAAATAGCTGAGGCAACTTATGTGGTTTCGGAATTGTCAAATGGTGTTTTGGAAAAGGTCGAAGAAGGTCAAGACATTGTAAGGAAAACCATCGATCAGATGGAGATCATTAACTCCTCGGTAAATGGAATTTCTTCGAGCATCAATACTCTTGGAGCAAACTCGAAAGCAATTGGGCAAATCGTTGAAACGATAAACCAGATTGCGAGCCAAACGAATCTACTCGCCCTTAACGCAGCAATAGAAGCGGCTAGAGCAGGAGAGGAAGGGAAAGGCTTTGCCGTTGTTGCCGATGAAGTTAGAAAATTAGCAGAACGATCGGAAAGAGCAACTAAACAAATTTCGGTGATCATTGATGAAATCCAAAAAAACACACTTGAGTCCATTCAGATGATGGAAAAAGGAAATCAGGATGTGGGTGTTGGGGTAGAGATGGTTAACGTCGTCGGAAATACATTTCAATTGATTATCTCTGCGATTAAGAAAGTCAACGATGAAATTCATGGAGTTTCCTCGACCACAGAAGAAATATCTGCTAGTACCGAAGAGCTCAATGCAAATACAGTTCAATTGATTGAGTTAACTAATATCATAAATGAAAGTACAAAAGAAGTTTCAATTTCCTCGGATTCTCAATTGTCTGAAGTTTCGGCTGTAAAAGAAGCTGCGAATCGATTAAGTGAACTTGCAAAGGATTTAAATCAAGAAATCAGAAAGTTTAAGATATAA
- a CDS encoding metallophosphoesterase: protein MKAFFLFLSVLTSLLGFIYYYSTFRLISGLSLNGPMVTVILLAIGALVLLVPLTYALSRISKGEKTQTFFAYVTFTNFGFFSILFTLVLLMDLLRLVDLGIVTHYSQVLFSTLLHFGFPLDGVTEVKNFSLAFSTIVVATALSSLGFFNAHVRLRYKRVSIPVKDLHPDLDGFKIVQISDVHIGATIKEKFLKRVVKRINLQKPDAVVITGDLVDGPVATLKQHLKPLADIQSKYGTFYVTGNHEYYSGVLSWLPEIQKLSVNILLNENQILNIGNAKLLMAGVTDLAAGKIIKSHQTNPKLAMEGGEDCDYKILLAHQPNSIYEASAVGFQLQISGHTHGGQFFPGNILIYFAQKFVSGLHKYKDSLIYVSRGTGYWGPPFRLGAPSEISILELKSA from the coding sequence TTGAAAGCTTTCTTCCTATTTTTGTCCGTTCTGACATCCTTACTGGGATTTATCTATTATTATTCTACCTTTCGTTTGATTTCAGGACTTTCACTGAATGGACCAATGGTCACGGTGATTTTACTTGCCATTGGGGCTTTGGTTTTGCTTGTTCCATTGACTTATGCCTTGAGTCGGATTTCGAAAGGAGAGAAAACCCAAACATTTTTTGCCTATGTCACCTTCACTAACTTTGGATTTTTCTCCATTCTCTTCACTCTGGTTCTCCTTATGGACCTTCTGCGTCTGGTGGACTTAGGGATTGTGACTCATTATTCGCAAGTTTTGTTTTCGACCTTACTTCATTTTGGGTTTCCTCTCGATGGAGTGACTGAAGTAAAAAACTTTAGTTTGGCCTTCTCTACTATTGTGGTGGCAACTGCCCTTAGTTCTCTAGGGTTTTTCAATGCCCATGTTCGATTGCGCTACAAACGAGTTTCCATCCCAGTGAAAGATTTGCATCCCGATTTGGACGGCTTTAAAATCGTACAAATCTCCGATGTGCATATTGGTGCTACCATCAAAGAGAAATTTTTAAAACGTGTAGTCAAACGAATCAATCTTCAAAAGCCAGATGCCGTTGTGATCACGGGAGATTTGGTAGATGGACCGGTAGCCACTCTCAAACAACATCTAAAACCTTTGGCCGATATTCAGTCAAAATACGGAACTTTTTATGTAACAGGAAATCATGAATATTATTCGGGAGTTCTTTCTTGGTTACCGGAAATTCAAAAGTTAAGTGTCAATATTCTACTTAATGAAAACCAAATCCTAAACATTGGTAATGCCAAATTACTGATGGCTGGTGTGACCGATTTGGCTGCGGGAAAAATCATCAAATCCCACCAAACAAATCCTAAACTAGCCATGGAAGGAGGAGAGGATTGTGATTATAAGATTCTTTTGGCCCACCAACCAAATAGTATTTATGAAGCAAGTGCAGTAGGGTTTCAGTTGCAAATTTCAGGACATACTCACGGAGGCCAATTTTTCCCTGGTAATATACTCATTTATTTTGCGCAAAAATTTGTCTCTGGTTTACATAAGTACAAAGACTCGCTAATATATGTTAGTCGAGGGACTGGGTATTGGGGGCCTCCATTCCGTTTGGGTGCTCCTTCTGAAATTTCCATTTTGGAACTCAAGTCCGCTTGA
- a CDS encoding malate:quinone oxidoreductase, with amino-acid sequence MKEKDTVRTKSDVILIGAGIMSATLGVLLKELAPHLTITVLERLDAAARESSNAWNNAGTGHSAFCELNYTIENEDGSIQTKKALQIAEWFEISKEFWGYLSGTKRVLDADEFIHSVPHYSFVWGEENVSFLRKRYEALKKYELFKDLVYSEDKNTVTEWLPLVMKGRDDSEAIAATKMELGTDVNFGTLTRAMFRYLESFPDVHVHYFEDVKDLERGENGLWHLTSNNIQTHEKEHHEAKFVFIGAGGGSLPLLEKSDIPEAAGFGGFPVSGQWLRCRNREVIKQHFAKVYGKANVGSPPMSVPHLDTRIIEGKKELLFGPYAGFTTKFLKKGSYLDLVKSLEFDNIFPMLSAGMHNLPLTKYLISQAMQSHEDRIAALREYFPEVKSEDWELVVAGQRVQVIKKDEEEGGVLEFGTEVVAAKDGSLAALLGASPGASTSVSIMLEVLADCFPKEMQSTEWKTKLKTMIPSFGESMKDNPEICVASRRKTEQLLDLNQGTSVSPKV; translated from the coding sequence ATGAAAGAAAAAGATACAGTTAGAACGAAGTCCGATGTAATTTTGATAGGTGCAGGAATCATGAGTGCCACCTTAGGAGTTCTTTTGAAAGAATTAGCACCCCACCTAACAATCACTGTATTGGAAAGATTAGATGCCGCTGCACGAGAAAGTTCTAATGCTTGGAACAATGCGGGAACTGGACACTCTGCATTCTGTGAATTGAATTATACCATCGAAAACGAAGACGGATCCATCCAAACCAAAAAAGCCCTCCAAATTGCAGAATGGTTTGAAATCTCCAAAGAATTTTGGGGATATTTATCAGGCACCAAACGAGTCCTAGATGCTGATGAATTTATCCATTCCGTTCCTCATTATAGTTTCGTTTGGGGAGAAGAAAATGTTTCTTTTCTTCGAAAACGTTATGAGGCCTTAAAAAAGTATGAACTTTTCAAAGATCTAGTTTATTCGGAAGATAAAAATACCGTAACCGAATGGCTTCCCTTGGTCATGAAAGGTCGGGATGATTCGGAAGCCATCGCAGCAACTAAAATGGAATTAGGAACCGACGTTAACTTTGGAACGCTCACTCGAGCGATGTTTCGTTATTTAGAAAGTTTCCCTGATGTTCATGTACATTACTTTGAAGATGTGAAGGATTTGGAACGTGGAGAAAATGGATTATGGCACCTAACTTCAAATAATATCCAAACCCACGAAAAAGAACACCATGAAGCCAAGTTTGTATTTATCGGTGCCGGCGGTGGTAGCCTTCCCCTTTTAGAAAAATCTGACATTCCTGAGGCCGCTGGATTTGGGGGATTTCCTGTCAGTGGACAGTGGTTACGATGCCGCAACAGAGAAGTAATCAAACAACATTTTGCGAAAGTTTATGGAAAAGCCAATGTAGGTTCTCCTCCTATGTCTGTTCCGCATTTGGACACAAGGATCATTGAAGGAAAAAAAGAATTATTATTTGGACCTTACGCTGGTTTTACGACCAAATTCTTAAAAAAAGGATCCTACTTAGATCTAGTAAAGTCATTAGAGTTTGATAATATTTTCCCTATGTTGTCTGCCGGAATGCATAACCTTCCACTGACAAAGTATCTCATAAGCCAAGCAATGCAGTCTCATGAAGATCGCATTGCTGCACTACGAGAATATTTTCCAGAAGTCAAATCAGAAGATTGGGAATTGGTTGTTGCCGGACAAAGAGTTCAAGTCATCAAAAAAGATGAAGAGGAAGGGGGAGTTTTAGAATTTGGAACAGAAGTTGTGGCAGCAAAAGATGGATCTCTTGCTGCGTTACTTGGTGCAAGTCCAGGTGCCTCCACTTCGGTTTCGATTATGTTAGAAGTTCTTGCTGATTGTTTTCCAAAAGAAATGCAATCCACAGAATGGAAAACAAAATTGAAAACAATGATACCAAGTTTCGGTGAATCAATGAAAGACAATCCAGAAATTTGTGTCGCAAGCCGAAGGAAGACGGAACAACTTTTGGACCTGAACCAAGGAACTAGCGTTAGTCCCAAGGTATAA
- a CDS encoding sigma-70 family RNA polymerase sigma factor, translated as MNDVEIFLQWKHYLFSIAYRITGSYVDAEDIVQESYLRWLSVEKTNIENKKSYLGSIAARLAFDLLKKASRKRESYIGPYLPEPIPETAEVMDDEKINFAFLVILETLNPTERAVFILRELFDFDYESISDIVGKNSDNCRQILSRARNAIQLRKKKFNPDPKLHSKLVLEFSFACYNQDTKSLTKLLRDDVIAFSDGGGKVHAARIPIPGIRRVISLLTRTTRKAAKSTEIYFGYANGSPAIIGYSEEGPTIVQIFTTQGSQIDTVFNLVNPDKLKGFQNKENLIKLGHIRKPNFYDWIYFTLRRYFSFQ; from the coding sequence ATGAATGACGTAGAAATATTTTTGCAATGGAAACATTATCTTTTCTCAATAGCATACCGAATAACTGGAAGTTATGTGGATGCAGAAGATATTGTTCAGGAGAGTTATCTACGATGGCTCTCAGTAGAAAAAACCAATATAGAAAACAAAAAGTCTTATTTAGGAAGTATTGCAGCAAGACTTGCTTTTGATCTTTTGAAAAAAGCTTCGAGAAAAAGAGAATCGTATATTGGACCTTATCTACCGGAGCCAATTCCAGAAACTGCTGAAGTTATGGATGATGAAAAAATTAATTTTGCTTTTCTTGTTATCTTAGAAACACTAAATCCAACAGAACGAGCCGTATTCATATTACGAGAACTGTTCGATTTTGATTATGAGTCCATTTCAGATATTGTTGGAAAAAATTCCGATAACTGCAGGCAAATTTTGAGTCGAGCAAGAAATGCCATTCAGTTGAGAAAGAAAAAATTTAATCCCGATCCAAAACTGCACTCCAAACTAGTACTCGAATTTAGCTTTGCCTGTTACAACCAGGACACAAAATCTCTTACAAAATTACTTAGAGATGATGTCATCGCCTTCTCAGATGGTGGAGGAAAAGTACATGCTGCAAGAATTCCTATTCCCGGAATCCGAAGGGTGATTTCTCTACTCACAAGAACCACGAGGAAGGCAGCGAAATCCACAGAAATCTATTTTGGTTATGCGAACGGTTCCCCCGCAATCATCGGTTATTCCGAGGAAGGCCCTACCATTGTCCAAATTTTTACTACCCAGGGGAGCCAAATCGACACGGTCTTTAATTTAGTAAATCCTGATAAACTAAAAGGCTTCCAAAACAAAGAAAACCTCATAAAACTAGGACATATTCGGAAACCAAATTTTTACGATTGGATTTACTTTACTCTACGGAGATATTTTTCCTTTCAGTAA